The genomic DNA GAATACGGATGTAAAAATCTGATAAGAATAGGAAGTGCAGGCTCATACCAAAAAGATGTAAAAATAAGAGATATAGTAGTAGCAATGGCTACCTCTACTGACTCTAACATAAATAACCTCAGATTTCCGGGAGCTAATTTCGCACCGACTGCAAGTTACGAGCTTTTTGCAAAGGCTACAGCAGCTGCAAAAGAAAAGGGAATAGAATTCAAGGCAGGAAACGTAATGTCAAGCGATACTTTCTACGGTGATGATAAAGAAGCATGGAAACACTGGGCAGATTTTGGGATCCTGTGTGTGGAAATGGAAGCAGCAGGTCTTTATACACTTGGAGCCAAATATAATGTAAATACACTGGCTATTCTGACTATCAGTGATTCACTGGTTACAGGAGAAGCTACTACATCGGAAGAAAGAGAAAAAACATTTAATGACATGATAGAGATGGCTTTGGGTACTCTTTAAAAAATATAACATTATTAAGGAGAGTTTATGGTAAACTTATCTGAAAAGGAAATACTGGAGCTTATTGATGAAGCTGTAGAGATTTCCAAAAAAGCTTATGTTAATTATTCACATTTTCCTGTAGGAGCAGTTCTTATAGATGAAAACGGAAGAAAATTCAAAGGGGTAAATGTAGAAAATGCCTCATTCGGATTATCACTCTGTGCCGAAAGAAATGCTATTACCACTGCTGTTACAGACGGGATGAAAAAGATAAAAACACTGGTGGTTACAGGAGATACTGATAAACCAATCAGTCCATGCGGAGCATGCAGACAGTTTATGCTGGAATTCGCTGATGAGAATACAGTAATAATATTGTCTAATTATAACAGGGAATATAAAATATGCAGTATGGAAGACCTGCTTCCTTATTCGTTTAAGCTTTAATATACAGGGAAAGCTGTCCTTTTTTCAGTAAATAGTATGAAAAAGGACAGTTTTTATTATGAAATTTATTTTTCTGCTGTGCAGTGATTTATAATTTTGGGAGTCTGATATATTTTTATACAAATATATAATAAATTTTTGAAATAAAAGAGTATAAATGATACAATACTAATATGGAGGTGATATTATGAGAAGATTCCGGATACTTTATTTTCTAAGCTTTTTTATTCTGATGCTTCCATGTTTTGGAAATATAAAATGGGGAGCCGGAACAGAGGAAGCTCTTAAGTATTTTGGTGCCGGTTATGAAATTTCTGACTGCGGCGGGGGAACTGTGTGCTATACATATAAAAATGTAGAGAA from Sebaldella termitidis ATCC 33386 includes the following:
- the deoD gene encoding purine-nucleoside phosphorylase produces the protein MSVHIAAKKGEIAETVLLPGDPLRAKYIAEKYLENPVQYNNVRGMMGFTGTYKGKKVSVQGTGMGIPSISIYATELITEYGCKNLIRIGSAGSYQKDVKIRDIVVAMATSTDSNINNLRFPGANFAPTASYELFAKATAAAKEKGIEFKAGNVMSSDTFYGDDKEAWKHWADFGILCVEMEAAGLYTLGAKYNVNTLAILTISDSLVTGEATTSEEREKTFNDMIEMALGTL
- the cdd gene encoding cytidine deaminase yields the protein MVNLSEKEILELIDEAVEISKKAYVNYSHFPVGAVLIDENGRKFKGVNVENASFGLSLCAERNAITTAVTDGMKKIKTLVVTGDTDKPISPCGACRQFMLEFADENTVIILSNYNREYKICSMEDLLPYSFKL